The following proteins are co-located in the Haliovirga abyssi genome:
- a CDS encoding outer membrane lipoprotein-sorting protein has product MMKIKKSILILFFIVINLTMLAETPIEIINKSRDVIKLNGVEMIISLITKDRNNNVRKQKIASISKLYSDNTEKKIMRFLYPTDVKGTGFLSYDYEKKDDLMWLYLPSLRKSRKIAASERSKSFMGSEFSYSDITSFKIEDFKYSILGEENINGEKCWKLEQKSKNDDIADDYGFFKKIVYISKRNYMVMKTESYDEDDELCKVMEALGIKKIDVKRNRYRATHLIIKNLDNGRSSEMIIEKIKLRENIKDSYFTTRFLERN; this is encoded by the coding sequence ATGATGAAAATAAAGAAAAGCATACTAATTTTATTTTTTATAGTTATAAATTTAACAATGTTAGCAGAAACACCAATTGAAATTATTAACAAATCAAGGGATGTTATAAAGTTAAATGGAGTTGAGATGATAATCTCTTTAATCACAAAAGATAGAAATAATAATGTAAGAAAACAAAAAATAGCATCTATTTCTAAATTATATTCTGATAATACAGAAAAAAAAATAATGAGATTTTTATATCCTACAGATGTAAAGGGAACAGGCTTTTTATCTTATGATTATGAGAAAAAAGATGATTTAATGTGGCTATATCTTCCTTCGCTTAGAAAGTCAAGAAAAATAGCTGCATCTGAACGTTCAAAAAGTTTTATGGGGTCAGAGTTTTCATATTCAGATATAACTTCTTTTAAAATAGAGGATTTTAAATATTCAATTTTAGGGGAAGAAAATATAAATGGAGAAAAATGTTGGAAATTAGAGCAAAAATCAAAAAATGATGACATAGCTGATGACTATGGTTTTTTTAAGAAAATAGTATATATCTCTAAGAGAAATTATATGGTAATGAAAACTGAATCTTATGACGAAGATGATGAGCTATGTAAAGTAATGGAAGCATTAGGTATAAAAAAAATAGATGTTAAAAGGAATCGTTATAGAGCTACACATTTAATAATTAAAAATTTAGATAATGGTCGTAGTTCAGAAATGATAATTGAAAAGATAAAGTTAAGAGAAAATATAAAGGATAGTTATTTTACAACAAGATTTTTAGAAAGAAATTAA
- a CDS encoding efflux RND transporter permease subunit, which produces MFEKLAQIALKFRVIVILVFVGITIFFAIQIPKAKIDTDLKSELPSNMPSRIRMDQIEKMFKGTEFVMITFTAKDSIFNKNTLKRVIKISKNLEKVVQVEKVTSLYTYKDLKAEDGSLIVEPLLKKVPRGNNGMLKLKDRIKNNDMIYKNIVSSDFKSTAIIAILKPNSDDEKILSSIDKILKKYPGNEKIEIGGVPVSRAVTSEYMKTDMRKFLPAGLLIMLIFLFFCFRSISGVLLPFIIVVMSIIVSVGIIPILGWKIQFVTIILPVILIAVANDYGIHVIAKYQENLIEYPKKDQNSLIKNIVESLGGPVIATGITTIAGLMSLMTHIIIPAKQLGILASVGVGFSLLASITFLPAVLSFLPKPELKTKDRKKHFLDKILENLSKFIKNNFVSILIGAIAITLIIGVGIAKLVVDTNPVNYFSKDTPIVKAYKLINKEFGGSTNLSIVAEGDIKDPVIMKKIDDLENMLSKRKSIGQVMSISKVIKQMNKVLHNGDENFYKIPNSRDTIAQYFLLYSMSGDSEDLEKLVDFDYKHALINARISTTSVNTFKKELKYIKAYIAKDPNTPFKIMGGYADIISELMDAIVSGQVISILLSLLLVAVIVGVLFKSFYAALFSVLPLSFAITILFGLMGYFNIELNIITAMLTSIMIGVGIDYTIHFLWRYRNERFNGKNSEDALYKTITTTGRGIVFNALSVIVGFVVLMLSKFLPVQFFGFLVVVSISTCLLVAMVLLPAICILFKPKFLEPSIDEEKLDITIPSKEAFENI; this is translated from the coding sequence ATGTTTGAAAAATTAGCACAAATAGCATTGAAATTTAGGGTAATTGTAATTTTAGTTTTTGTTGGAATAACAATATTTTTTGCTATTCAAATTCCAAAAGCAAAAATTGATACTGATTTAAAAAGTGAATTGCCAAGCAATATGCCATCAAGGATAAGAATGGACCAAATTGAAAAAATGTTTAAAGGAACAGAATTTGTAATGATAACATTTACAGCAAAAGATTCTATATTTAATAAAAATACATTAAAAAGGGTAATAAAAATATCTAAAAATCTTGAAAAAGTTGTTCAAGTAGAAAAAGTTACAAGTTTATATACATATAAAGATTTAAAGGCGGAGGATGGAAGTTTAATTGTTGAACCATTATTAAAAAAAGTTCCGAGAGGTAATAATGGAATGTTAAAATTAAAGGATAGAATAAAAAACAATGATATGATTTATAAAAATATAGTTTCAAGCGATTTTAAATCAACAGCAATAATAGCAATATTAAAACCAAATTCAGATGATGAAAAGATATTAAGTAGTATAGATAAAATATTAAAAAAATATCCAGGTAATGAAAAAATAGAGATTGGAGGAGTTCCAGTTTCACGAGCAGTAACATCAGAGTATATGAAAACCGATATGAGAAAGTTTCTTCCAGCAGGACTTTTGATAATGCTTATATTTTTATTTTTCTGTTTTAGATCTATTAGTGGAGTTTTGCTTCCATTTATTATTGTTGTTATGTCAATAATTGTTTCAGTTGGAATAATACCTATTTTAGGTTGGAAAATACAATTTGTAACAATAATTTTACCAGTTATATTAATTGCAGTTGCAAATGATTATGGAATTCATGTAATTGCAAAATATCAGGAAAATTTAATAGAGTATCCTAAAAAAGATCAAAATAGTTTGATTAAAAATATAGTTGAAAGTTTAGGAGGTCCAGTTATAGCCACAGGAATTACAACTATTGCAGGGTTGATGTCTCTTATGACTCATATAATTATTCCAGCAAAACAATTAGGAATACTTGCTTCTGTTGGTGTTGGATTTTCACTTTTAGCAAGTATAACCTTTTTGCCAGCAGTATTATCATTTTTACCAAAACCAGAATTAAAAACTAAAGATAGAAAAAAGCATTTTCTTGATAAAATTTTAGAAAATTTAAGTAAATTTATTAAGAATAATTTTGTTTCAATATTAATTGGAGCAATTGCTATAACACTTATAATAGGTGTGGGAATTGCAAAACTTGTAGTAGATACAAATCCAGTAAATTATTTTAGTAAAGATACACCAATAGTAAAAGCATATAAATTAATAAATAAAGAATTTGGCGGTTCTACTAATTTATCGATAGTGGCTGAAGGAGATATCAAAGATCCTGTTATAATGAAAAAAATAGATGATTTAGAAAATATGCTATCAAAAAGAAAATCAATAGGACAAGTAATGTCTATTTCAAAAGTTATAAAACAGATGAATAAAGTTTTGCATAATGGAGATGAGAATTTTTATAAAATTCCAAATAGCAGAGATACAATTGCACAATATTTTTTATTATATAGTATGAGTGGCGATAGTGAAGATTTAGAAAAACTTGTGGATTTTGATTATAAACATGCGCTTATAAATGCGAGAATATCAACTACAAGTGTAAATACATTTAAAAAAGAGCTAAAATATATAAAAGCCTATATTGCAAAAGATCCAAATACTCCATTTAAAATAATGGGAGGATATGCTGATATTATTTCTGAGCTTATGGATGCAATAGTAAGTGGGCAAGTAATTAGTATCTTATTATCACTTCTTCTTGTAGCGGTAATAGTTGGAGTTCTTTTTAAATCTTTTTATGCAGCACTATTTTCAGTATTACCATTGTCTTTTGCAATAACAATCCTGTTTGGGTTAATGGGATACTTTAATATAGAATTAAATATTATAACAGCGATGCTTACATCAATAATGATAGGAGTTGGAATAGATTATACAATCCATTTTTTATGGCGTTATAGAAATGAAAGATTTAATGGGAAAAATTCAGAAGATGCATTATATAAAACGATTACAACTACAGGAAGAGGAATTGTATTTAATGCTTTATCTGTAATTGTAGGATTTGTAGTTTTAATGTTGTCAAAATTTTTACCAGTACAATTTTTTGGATTTCTTGTAGTTGTATCAATAAGTACTTGTCTTTTAGTTGCAATGGTACTTTTGCCTGCAATATGTATTTTATTCAAACCTAAATTTTTGGAACCTAGTATTGATGAAGAAAAATTAGATATTACAATCCCTTCAAAAGAGGCTTTTGAAAATATATAA